GATTGTTGCCGTTTTGTCCGATGATGAACAGCCGATGCGAGAATTTTATCCGCGCCCTGAAAACGGAATGTCTGGACAAGATCATATTCAGGACGCGGGAACAGATCCGGCTTGCCGTTACCGAATTCCTGGAGTATTGGAATCATTACCGTCCGCACGAAGGACTCAATGGCAGAATGATTCTGCCGTACCCGAATGATCCCGATGGCGATCTTGTCGAAATATCATTCCTCGGCGGTCTGTTCCACGGCTATAAACGGGAGGCGCGGGCGGCATAACGGTGAAGAAGGAATAAAAACACCCCCCGTATGGCGCGATGTTTTTATGTCTGTGTCGGTACTCCCGAAAATAGCTGTTTCCCGCTG
The sequence above is a segment of the Victivallis lenta genome. Coding sequences within it:
- a CDS encoding integrase core domain-containing protein; the encoded protein is MWDGFLLGKKYLIHDRDALFTRRFDSIFESIGITVKRLLPFCPMMNSRCENFIRALKTECLDKIIFRTREQIRLAVTEFLEYWNHYRPHEGLNGRMILPYPNDPDGDLVEISFLGGLFHGYKREARAA